Proteins from a single region of Nomia melanderi isolate GNS246 chromosome 11, iyNomMela1, whole genome shotgun sequence:
- the LOC116432027 gene encoding uncharacterized protein LOC116432027 isoform X1 — MTFLSAMENMNGDERWSLPRKQALYDPSLEKDACGVGFIVAIDGKRSHKIVRDAETLSARMNHRGACACDNDTGDGAGVLCAIPHDYYADHVREQQNVQLPPCGRYATGILFLDKNSHEQTEEQFEKLADECNLRVICWRDVPTDNTKIGRVAQKSEPYMRQVFVTGDQDDITLERQVFVLRKRSSHCIPRPGIRYYICSLSVRTIVYKGQLTADQLWLYFLDLKSPKFETYLALVHTRFSTNTFPSWERAHPLRLLAHNGEINTLRGNVNFMKAREGVMSSKLYGDQLKQLYPVVEPNLSDSGAADCVLEFLVMVGQRSLPEAVMTMVPEAWQNDLTMATEKRDFYHWAACAMEPWDGPALLTFTDGRYVGAILDRNGLRPSRFYVTKDNMMVMASEVGVYDTPPSNVILKSRLKPGRMLLVDTLEKKIIQDVELKLQIARSRPHSKWLKDQITMEELRAADNGRSRTAVTSEHRTIERKESSDANPVSAVNRVWGGDKRLSLYGYTLETINMLLLPMMQSKKEALGSMGNDAPLACLSQFQPLIYDYFKQLFAQVTNPPIDPFREKIVMSMLCPIGPESNILEPNELQVHRLFLPQPILSLEDLEVIKGTKYRGWKSKLIDMTYPVEDGPSGLLDTLDRVNREANQAAKEGYQFLILSDRRGGPDRVPVSSLLTLGAVHHNLIEERQRMKVGLIVETAEAREVHQICLLLGYGADAICPYLVFEMARNLRADGVLDSSLTDNALCANYAEAMERGIAKVMAKMGISTLQSYKGAQIFEAVGLSDEVINKCFKGTQSRIGGVTFDILAKEAYERHQITYWNKSLDMLVIRNPGIYHWRAGGEKHINDPDSVANLQDYVNSKNQNAYEKYRKTTMEMVRACTLRGQLEFLETSENSIPIEQVEPASEIVKRFATGAMSFGSISMEAHSTLAIAMNRIGGKSNTGEGGENADRYLDQDPEWNKRSAIKQVASGRFGVTSSYLANADDLQIKMAQGAKPGEGGELPGYKVTAEIAATRHSVPGVGLISPPPHHDIYSIEDLAELIYDLKCANPNARISVKLVSEVGVGVVAAGVAKGKAEHIVISGHDGGTGASSWTGIKSAGLPWELGVAETHQVLTLNNLRSRVVVQADGQLRTGFDIVVAALLGADEFGFSTAPLISMGCTMMRKCHLNTCPVGIATQDPALRKKFEGKPEQVINFFFALAEEVRSYMATLGIRKFQDLIGRTDLLRVRKNLSIEKARTLSFDNILRSALQLRPGVNIKGGSMTQDFQLENRLDNRAIELARDVLDGKRNRVDIELNINNECRAFASTLSYHISKLHGEDGLPEDSIRIKMKGSAGQSFCAFMTKGVHVTLEGDANDYVGKGLCGGEIVIYPPKDSTFDSDANVIVGNVCLYGATSGKAYFRGIAAERFSVRNSGATVVVEGVGDHGCEYMTGGCAVILGLTGRNFAAGMSGGIAYVLDVDGSFKSKCNPEMVELLPLTNSEDIAHVKGLLEEFVEKTGSLIAKDLLLLWPEPTTRFVKVFPYEYQRALKQLQEAKLAQPILNGNSQKPLNNQVKDIEDAIVDVDKEQRKLDKIRGFMKYKRQTGVYRPVENRVNDWEEIYNFQGVRKGLRTQAARCMECGVPFCQSSHGCPLGNIIPKWNDLVFQSNWKEALNQLLQTNNFPEFTGRVCPAPCEGACVLGISEPAVTIKNIECAIIDHAFEQGWIVPHPPKTRTGRRVAVVGSGPAGLAAAHQLNKAGHLVTVFERNDRIGGLLQYGIPTMKLSKQVVQRRVSLLAAEGITFKTGVNVGKDVSAKELREQYDALLLCTGATWPRDLEIPGRQLDGIHFAVNFLEHWQKKQMGNDIPLDMRLMAKDKDVIIIGGGDTGCDCIATSLRQGAKTITTFEILPEPPSKRSDDNPWPQFPRVFKVDYGHEEVSLKFGRDPRQFSTLSKEFLDDGNGHVSGIKTVTVSWAMENGRWKMETVPGSEKVYKCDLVLLAMGFLGPEKYVASELDASMDERGNYKTATGKYETSLTGTYAAGDCRRGQSLVVWAITEGRQAAREIDLALMGTTGLPVSGGIIPNIMA, encoded by the exons ATGACCTTTCTATCAGCG ATGGAAAATATGAATGGGGACGAGCGTTGGTCGCTTCCTCGAAAACAGGCTCTGTACGACCCATCCCTCGAGAAGGATGCTTGCGGAGTCGGATTCATCGTGGCCATAGACGGAAAGAGATCGCACAAG ATCGTCCGCGATGCGGAGACTCTATCTGCTCGCATGAACCATCGCGGTGCTTGCGCTTGCGATAACGACACCGGAGACGGAGCCGGTGTTCTTTGCGCAATTCCACACGACTATTACGCGGATCACGTTCG CGAACAACAAAACGTTCAACTGCCACCGTGTGGCCGTTACGCTACGGGTATACTATTCTTGGACAAAAATTCGCACGAGCAAACGGAGGAGCAGTTCGAGAAGTTGGCCGACGAATGCAACCTGAGG GTGATTTGTTGGCGCGACGTTCCCACCGATAACACAAAGATCGGTCGAGTGGCACAGAAGAGCGAGCCTTACATGCGTCAAGTGTTCGTTACCGGCGATCAGGACGATATCACTCTGGAACGTCAG GTTTTCGTACTGAGAAAGAGATCGTCTCACTGCATACCGCGGCCAGGAATTAGGTACTACATATGTTCGCTCTCCGTGCGAACTATCGTCTACAAAGGTCAACTGACGGCGGATCAACTATGGCTGTATTTTCTGGATTTGAAG TCCCCGAAATTCGAGACGTATCTGGCGCTGGTTCACACGAGATTCTCCACCAACACGTTCCCTAGCTGGGAAAGGGCGCACCCTCTTCG TTTATTGGCGCACAACGGAGAAATCAACACGTTGAGAGGCAACGTGAACTTCATGAAAGCCCGAGAAGGCGTGATGAGCAGCAAGCTGTACGGCGATCAGTTGAAACAGCTGTATCCCGTGGTGGAGCCGAATTTGTCCGATTCCGGAGCGGCCGACTGCGTTCTGGAATTTTTAGTGATGGTGGGCCAACGATCTTTGCCGGAG GCTGTGATGACGATGGTCCCCGAGGCTTGGCAGAACGACTTGACCATGGCAACCGAGAAACGAGACTTTTATCATTGGGCTGCTTGCGCAATGGAGCCTTGGGATGGGCCGGCCCTCTTGACCTTTACCGATGGCCGTTACGTTGGCGCTATTCTCGACAG AAACGGCCTGCGCCCGTCGCGCTTCTACGTCACTAAGGATAACATGATGGTGATGGCGTCCGAAGTGGGCGTCTATGATACTCCGCCCAGCAATGTAATCCTGAAG AGTCGTTTGAAGCCCGGAAGAATGCTCCTCGTCGACACTCTCGAGAAGAAGATTATACAGGACGTTGAACTAAAGTTGCAGATAGCTAGAAGCAGACCTCACTCGAAGTGGTTGAAAGATCAG ATCACGATGGAGGAGTTGCGTGCCGCGGACAACGGTAGAAGCCGAACGGCGGTAACGTCGGAGCACCGGACAATCGAGAGAAAAGAATCGAGCGACGCGAATCCCGTGTCCGCTGTGAATCGGGTCTGGGGAGGCGACAAGAGGCTCTCTCTCTACGGATACACGCTGGAGACCATCAACATGTTGCTTCTACCGATGATGCAATCCAA AAAAGAAGCGTTGGGCTCCATGGGAAACGATGCACCGCTCGCTTGCCTTTCCCAATTTCAGCCGCTCATCTATGACTATTTCAAACAACTGTTCGCGCAG GTAACGAACCCGCCGATCGATCCGTTCCGAGAGAAAATCGTCATGTCGATGCTTTGTCCCATCGGACCCGAGAGTAACATCTTGGAGCCAAACGAGTTGCAAGTGCATCGATTATTTTTGCCGCAACCGATACTATCGTTGGAGGATCTAGAGGTGATCAAAGGAACGAAATATCGCGGCTGGAAGAGCAAACTGATCGACATGACGTACCCCGTGGAAGACGGTCCGTCCGGTTTGTTGGATACGTTGGATCGCGTGAACCGCGAAGCGAATCAAGCGGCGAAAGAGGGCTACCAGTTCTTGATTCTTTCCGATCGCCGTGGAGGGCCTGACAG AGTGCCTGTCAGCAGTCTGTTGACCCTCGGTGCGGTGCATCATAATTTAATCGAGGAGAGACAACGCATGAAGGTCGGCTTGATCGTCGAGACGGCCGAAGCCAGGGAGGTGCATCAGATTTGTTTACTTCTGGGTTACGGAGCGGACGCGATCTGCCCGTATCTTGTCTTCGAAATGGCGAGAAACCTTCGAGCGGACGGCGTACTCGATTCGTCGTTGACCGACAATGCTTTGTGCGCG AACTACGCGGAAGCGATGGAGAGGGGTATAGCAAAGGTAATGGCAAAGATGGGCATCTCCACGTTGCAATCGTACAAAGGAGCACAAATTTTTGAAGCGGTTGGCCTGTCCGATGAGGTGATCAACAAGTGTTTCAAG GGCACGCAATCCCGTATCGGTGGTGTCACCTTCGACATTTTAGCGAAAGAAGCGTACGAAAGGCATCAGATCACCTATTGGAATAAATCGCTGGACATGCTCGTTATTCGCAATCCAGGAATTTACCATTGGCGCGCGGGTGGAGAGAAACACATAAATGACCCTGACAGCGTTGCCAATCTGCAG GATTACGTGAATTCGAAAAACCAGAATGCCTACGAAAAATATAGAAAGACAACGATGGAGATGGTCAGGGCCTGTACGTTGCGAGGTCAACTGGAATTTCTCGAAACCTCGGAAAACTCGATACCCATCGAACAAGTCGAACCTGCCTCCGAAATCGTGAAACGGTTTGCAACCGGTGCTATGAGCTTCGGAAGTATTTCGATGGAAGCGCACTCAACTTTAGCGATTGCTATGAATCGTATCGGAGGCAAATCGAACACTGGCGAGGGAGGTGAAAATGCTGATAG ATATCTCGATCAAGATCCAGAATGGAATAAACGATCGGCCATCAAACAAGTTGCCAGCGGTCGCTTCGGAGTAACTTCGAGCTATTTGGCAAACGCCGACGACCTTCAGATTAAAATGGCGCAAGGGGCCAAGCCTGGAGAAGGCGGCGAATTGCCTGGCTACAAG GTGACCGCTGAAATCGCTGCGACCAGGCATTCGGTACCCGGCGTGGGGCTGATCTCGCCGCCACCTCATCACGACATCTATTCGATCGAAGATCTCGCCGAACTGATTTACGATTTGAAATGCGCAAACCCCAACGCTCGTATTTCCGTGAAACTGGTCTCCGAGGTAGGAGTGGGCGTAGTCGCGGCAGGCGTGGCAAAG GGGAAAGCGGAGCATATAGTGATATCTGGTCATGACGGTGGAACCGGTGCGAGCAGTTGGACGGGAATCAAATCCGCAGGTTTACCGTGGGAGTTGGGAGTCGCGGAAACTCATCAAGTTCTAACCTTGAATAATCTGCGCTCGCGAGTCGTGGTTCAGGCGGATGGACAGTTGCGGACAGGATTCGACATCGTGGTGGCGGCTCTATTGGGCGCGGACGAATTTGGATTCAGCACGGCACCTTTGATTTCCATGGGCTGCACAATGATGAGAAAGTGTCATCTGAACACCTGCCCCGTGGGTATCGCGACCCAAGATCCTGCGCTGCGGAAGAAATTCGAAGGGAAACCGGAGCAAGTGATCAACTTTTTCTTCGCTTTAGCGGAAGAG GTACGCTCTTACATGGCCACCTTAGGAATCCGTAAGTTTCAAGATCTGATCGGACGTACGGATCTGTTGAGAGTTCGGAAAAATCTGTCCATCGAGAAAGCTAGAACGCTAAGTTTCGACAATATTTTGCGCAGCGCGCTCCAACTCCGACCCGGAGTGAACATTAAGGGTGGATCGATGACGCAAGACTTTCAGCTAGAAAATAGATTAGACAATCGTGCGATCGAATTAGCGAGGGACGTGTTGGATGGAAAACGTAACCGCGTCGACATCGAATTGAACATCAATAACGAATGCCGGGCATTTGCGTCAACTTTGAGCTATCATATTTCAAA ACTGCACGGCGAAGATGGTCTTCCCGAGGACAGTATCCGTATAAAGATGAAAGGTTCTGCTGGGCAGAGCTTTTGCGCTTTTATGACCAAAGGTGTGCACGTTACGCTCGAAGGGGACGCGAACGATTACGTCGGAAAG GGACTCTGCGGAGGAGAAATCGTGATATACCCGCCAAAGGATTCCACCTTTGATTCCGATGCAAATGTGATTGTTGGCAATGTCTGTCTGTACGGCGCAACTTCCGGGAAAGCATACTTCCGGGGTATCGCTGCCGAAAGGTTCAGCGTTCGTAATAGCGGAGCAACAGTTGTGGTGGAGGGTGTGGGCGATCACGGGTGCGAATACATGACCGGCGGCTGCGCGGTTATTCTGGGCCTCACCGGACGAAATTTCGCGGCTGGAATGTCCGGCGGAATCGCTTACGTGCTGGATGTGGACGGCTCCTTCAAGAG TAAATGCAACCCGGAAATGGTGGAGCTGCTACCTCTGACCAACTCGGAAGATATAGCGCACGTGAAAGGTCTTTTGGAAGAATTCGTCGAAAAGACTGGTTCTCTGATCGCAAAGGATCTTCTGTTGCTATGGCCCGAGCCGACCACGCGTTTCGTTAAG GTGTTTCCGTACGAGTATCAACGTGCACTGAAACAGCTTCAGGAAGCGAAACTCGCGCAACCGATTCTGAACGGAAATTCTCAAAAGCCATTAAACAACCAAGTGAAAGATATCGAGGATGCCATCGTGGACGTTGACAAGGAACAGCGGAAATTGGACAAAATAAG GGGATTTATGAAGTACAAAAGACAAACGGGAGTGTATCGGCCGGTTGAAAATCGTGTAAACGATTGGGAGGAGATCTACAACTTTCAAGGAGTCCGGAAAGGGTTGCGCACTCAAGCGGCAAGATGCATGGAGTGCGGCGTGCCGTTCTGTCAAAGTAGCCACGGCTGTCCATTGGGAAACATTATTCCAAAATGGAACGATCTCGTTTTTCAGTCGAATTGGAAAGAAGCTTTGAATCAATTACTGCAAACCAACAACTTCCCAG AATTTACAGGGAGAGTTTGCCCCGCCCCGTGCGAAGGTGCTTGCGTTTTGGGAATATCCGAGCCGGCTGTCACTATAAAGAACATCGAATGCGCGATCATCGATCACGCGTTCGAGCAAGGTTGGATCGTGCCGCATCCACCGAAAACGAGGACCGGTCGCCGCGTCGCCGTGGTCGGTTCTGGCCCAGCAGGCTTAGCCGCGGCCCATCAGTTGAACAAGGCGGGACATTTGGTGACCGTTTTCGAGAGAAACGATCGAATCGGTGGTCTTCTGCAATACGGAATACCGACGATGAAGCTGTCGAAGCAGGTCGTTCAAAGGAGAGTGTCCCTTCTCGCCGCGGAAGGGATCACTTTTAAAACGGGCGTGAACGTTGGGAAAGACGTCTCTGCCAAG GAATTGCGCGAACAGTACGACGCGTTGTTACTGTGCACCGGAGCGACATGGCCAAGGGATTTAGAAATACCTGGTCGACAACTGGACGGCATCCATTTCGCGGTAAACTTCTTGGAACATTGGCAAAAGAAACAAATGGGAAACGACATTCCTCTCGACATGCGTTTGATGGCTAAAGACAAAGATGTTATCATAATAGGCGGTGGCGACACTGGATGCGATTGTATAGCTACGTCGTTGCGACAG GGTGCCAAAACTATCACAACCTTCGAAATCTTGCCGGAACCTCCGAGTAAGAGATCGGACGACAACCCGTGGCCTCAGTTTCCACGCGTATTCAAGGTGGACTACGGTCACGAAGAGGTTTCGCTCAAGTTCGGCCGTGATCCGCGTCAGTTTAGTACTTTAAGTAAA GAATTCTTAGACGATGGAAATGGTCACGTGAGCGGTATTAAGACGGTTACGGTTTCATGGGCGATGGAGAACGGCCGTTGGAAGATGGAGACGGTTCCCGGATCGGAGAAG GTGTACAAATGCGATTTGGTGTTACTCGCGATGGGATTCTTGGGCCCCGAAAAGTACGTTGCGAGTGAACTGGACGCGTCGATGGACGAGAGGGGCAATTATAAAACTGCAACCGGTAAATACGAGACAAGCTTGACTGGGACGTACGCGGCTGGAG ACTGCCGACGTGGACAGTCATTGGTCGTTTGGGCGATCACGGAAGGCAGGCAAGCCGCGAGGGAGATAGACCTAGCTTTAATGGGCACGACCGGGCTTCCCGTGTCTGGTGGCATAATACCAAACATCATGGCCTGA